A genomic stretch from Bordetella sp. N includes:
- a CDS encoding GlxA family transcriptional regulator: protein MTPVYFALLPRTVLLDVAGPAEVFRVANKYMPGAFELHFCGPVDGMDSGLPGLRLAGLEPLPERLPAHALAVVAGTVGAEIAWEQTETRVLVDWLARRHAEDGFRLMTVCWGALLAAAAGLLHHRACTSHHSCLGMLARIDPDARVLDNRIFVEDGRVLSSAGYTAGIDLALHLTAGLCGPRVASAVAREMVVYLRRAGDDPAVSPWLEYRNHLHPTVHRIQDAIVQDPAASWTAEVMAERAHTSSRHLARLFARHAGCSPLDYLHRIRVAMARELVRESDLSLEHVAERSGFGSVHHMRRVWRKFEAMPPSAWRGANGDGPASPSAASRSAGAAPAFPG from the coding sequence ATTACCCCGGTTTATTTCGCTCTATTGCCGCGCACGGTCCTGCTCGATGTGGCCGGCCCGGCGGAAGTGTTCCGCGTCGCCAATAAATACATGCCAGGCGCTTTCGAGCTGCACTTCTGCGGTCCCGTCGACGGCATGGACAGCGGGCTGCCCGGACTGCGCCTGGCCGGCCTGGAGCCGCTGCCGGAACGCTTGCCGGCCCATGCGCTGGCAGTGGTGGCGGGAACCGTGGGCGCCGAGATCGCGTGGGAGCAGACGGAGACGCGCGTCCTGGTCGACTGGCTGGCCCGCCGCCACGCGGAAGACGGCTTTCGCCTGATGACGGTCTGCTGGGGCGCGCTGCTGGCCGCGGCAGCGGGGCTGCTGCATCACCGTGCCTGCACCAGCCACCATTCCTGCCTGGGGATGCTGGCGCGAATAGATCCCGACGCCAGGGTCCTGGACAACCGTATCTTCGTAGAGGATGGACGGGTTCTGAGCAGCGCCGGCTACACGGCCGGCATCGACCTGGCCCTGCACCTGACGGCAGGCCTGTGCGGCCCACGGGTGGCAAGCGCGGTCGCGCGCGAAATGGTGGTGTATCTGCGCCGGGCAGGCGACGATCCGGCGGTGTCGCCCTGGCTGGAGTACCGCAATCATCTGCATCCAACCGTGCACCGGATCCAGGATGCCATCGTGCAGGATCCCGCCGCGTCCTGGACGGCCGAGGTCATGGCGGAGCGCGCCCATACCAGCAGCCGCCACCTGGCGCGCCTGTTCGCCCGCCACGCGGGGTGTTCGCCGCTCGATTACCTGCACCGCATCCGCGTCGCCATGGCGCGCGAATTGGTGCGGGAAAGCGACTTGAGCCTGGAGCATGTGGCGGAGCGCAGCGGTTTCGGCTCCGTGCACCATATGCGCCGGGTCTGGCGCAAATTCGAAGCCATGCCGCCCAGCGCCTGGCGCGGCGCGAACGGCGACGGCCCCGCTAGTCCTTCCGCAGCTTCCCGGTCAGCAGGGGCGGCCCCTGCATTTCCCGGATAG
- a CDS encoding isochorismatase family protein, producing the protein MKQALLVIDVQESFRLRPYWDEVDLPAFRAALQELLDQAAASGVPALRVFHHEPDADTSDPFSPRSGLVRTLEGIRYTPVETFHKTVHSALYATDTNGTALEHWLREHGIEEVLVCGIRTEQCCETTTRHASDAGFQVRFVADATLAFPMTSAAGRHYSAADIRDRTALVLDGRFARIVSAARALSD; encoded by the coding sequence ATGAAACAAGCCCTATTGGTCATTGATGTGCAGGAATCGTTCCGTCTGCGTCCGTATTGGGACGAGGTCGATTTACCGGCGTTCCGCGCCGCGCTCCAGGAATTGCTGGACCAGGCCGCGGCTTCGGGCGTCCCGGCGCTGCGGGTTTTTCATCATGAACCCGACGCCGACACGTCCGATCCCTTCTCCCCACGCTCCGGACTGGTGCGCACGCTGGAGGGCATCCGCTACACGCCGGTGGAAACATTCCACAAAACGGTGCACTCCGCCCTCTACGCCACCGACACTAATGGCACCGCCTTGGAGCACTGGCTGCGCGAACACGGCATCGAGGAAGTGCTGGTGTGCGGCATACGCACCGAGCAATGCTGCGAGACGACCACGCGCCACGCGTCGGACGCGGGCTTCCAGGTGCGGTTCGTGGCGGACGCCACTCTGGCCTTCCCCATGACCAGTGCCGCCGGCCGGCACTATTCCGCGGCCGACATCCGCGACCGCACGGCCCTGGTGCTCGATGGCCGCTTCGCCCGCATCGTCAGCGCGGCCAGGGCGCTGAGCGACTGA
- a CDS encoding riboflavin synthase: protein MFTGIVATVGRIVRVQPFESNDGAAGLHLHIDAGNLDLSDVSLGDSIAIQGACMTVVALRDREFQVDVSRESLNLTVGLETAGEVNLEKALRVGDALGGHLVSGHVDGLGVVQSYEAVGESRELIIRAPAEIAKYLAYKGSVTVNGISLTVNRVVDLPDKNGSDISINVIPHTQEVTTLRNVKAGAKVNLEIDTIARYVERMLSAPGALEVHRGA, encoded by the coding sequence ATGTTTACCGGCATCGTGGCGACCGTGGGTCGCATCGTACGAGTCCAGCCCTTTGAATCCAATGACGGCGCTGCGGGTTTACACCTGCATATCGACGCCGGCAATCTGGACCTCAGCGATGTGTCGCTGGGCGATTCGATCGCCATCCAGGGCGCGTGCATGACCGTGGTGGCATTGCGCGATCGCGAATTCCAGGTCGATGTATCACGCGAAAGCCTCAACCTGACCGTGGGATTGGAAACGGCCGGTGAAGTGAATCTGGAAAAGGCCTTGCGTGTGGGCGATGCGCTTGGCGGCCATCTGGTGTCGGGCCATGTCGACGGCCTCGGCGTGGTGCAGAGCTACGAAGCGGTCGGTGAATCGAGGGAGCTTATCATCCGGGCCCCCGCGGAAATCGCGAAATATCTCGCTTATAAGGGCTCTGTTACCGTGAATGGCATCAGCCTGACGGTTAATCGCGTGGTGGATTTGCCGGATAAAAATGGATCCGACATAAGTATTAACGTTATTCCGCATACCCAAGAGGTGACCACGTTGCGTAACGTGAAGGCAGGCGCCAAGGTCAACCTGGAAATCGACACGATCGCGCGGTACGTCGAAAGAATGCTGAGCGCTCCGGGAGCCTTGGAAGTTCATCGCGGCGCGTAG
- the glyA gene encoding serine hydroxymethyltransferase yields the protein MFDRSRTLSQVDPDLWAVIEKENVRQEQHIELIASENYASPAVMQAQGTQLTNKYAEGYPGKRYYGGCEYVDVAEQLAIDRLKQLFGAEAANVQPNSGSQANQGVYMAVLKPGDTVLGMSLAEGGHLTHGASVNASGKLYNFKSYGLDANEVLDYGQVEALAQEHKPKLIVAGASAYALRIDFERMARIARDNGALFMVDIAHYAGLVAGGVYPNPVPHADFVTSTTHKSLRGPRGGVIMMKAEFEKAINSAIFPGIQGGPLMHVVAAKAVAFKEALQPEFKTYAEQVVKNAKVLAETLVKRGVRIVSGRTESHVMLVDLRAKGITGKEAEAVLGQAHITVNKNAIPNDPEKPFVTSGIRLGTPAITTRGFKEAETELTANLIADVLDNPRDEANIASVRARVDALTSSLPVYGG from the coding sequence ATGTTTGACCGCTCCCGTACGCTTTCCCAGGTTGACCCCGATCTCTGGGCCGTTATCGAGAAAGAAAATGTGCGTCAGGAACAGCACATCGAGTTGATCGCTTCCGAGAACTACGCCAGCCCCGCCGTCATGCAGGCGCAGGGTACGCAGCTGACCAACAAGTACGCGGAAGGTTATCCTGGCAAGCGCTACTACGGCGGTTGCGAATACGTCGACGTCGCCGAGCAACTGGCCATCGACCGTCTGAAGCAGCTGTTCGGCGCCGAAGCCGCCAACGTGCAGCCCAACTCCGGCTCGCAGGCCAATCAGGGTGTCTATATGGCGGTTCTGAAGCCGGGCGACACCGTGCTGGGCATGAGCCTGGCCGAAGGCGGTCACTTGACCCACGGCGCGTCGGTCAACGCTTCCGGCAAGCTGTACAACTTCAAGTCCTACGGCCTGGATGCCAATGAAGTGCTGGACTACGGTCAGGTCGAAGCCCTGGCCCAGGAACACAAGCCCAAGCTGATCGTGGCCGGTGCGTCCGCCTACGCGCTGCGCATCGATTTCGAACGCATGGCCCGCATCGCCCGCGACAACGGCGCGCTGTTCATGGTCGACATCGCCCACTACGCCGGCCTGGTGGCCGGTGGCGTCTATCCCAACCCCGTGCCGCACGCCGACTTCGTCACGTCGACCACGCACAAGTCGCTGCGCGGCCCGCGTGGCGGCGTCATCATGATGAAGGCGGAATTCGAAAAGGCCATCAATTCCGCCATCTTCCCCGGCATCCAGGGCGGTCCCCTGATGCACGTCGTGGCTGCCAAGGCCGTGGCGTTCAAGGAAGCCCTGCAGCCCGAGTTCAAGACCTACGCCGAGCAAGTGGTGAAGAACGCCAAGGTGCTGGCGGAAACCCTGGTCAAGCGCGGCGTGCGCATCGTCTCCGGCCGTACCGAAAGCCACGTCATGCTGGTCGACCTGCGCGCCAAGGGCATCACCGGCAAGGAAGCCGAAGCAGTGCTGGGCCAGGCCCACATCACGGTCAACAAGAACGCTATCCCGAACGACCCGGAAAAGCCTTTCGTGACCAGCGGCATCCGCCTGGGCACGCCGGCCATCACCACCCGCGGTTTCAAGGAAGCGGAGACCGAACTCACCGCCAACCTGATCGCCGACGTGCTGGACAACCCGCGCGACGAAGCGAACATCGCCTCGGTGCGTGCCCGCGTTGACGCGCTGACTTCCAGCCTGCCGGTTTACGGCGGCTGA
- a CDS encoding PrkA family serine protein kinase has translation MLTIVEGFKSQYARDQEAELTLEEYLNLAKRDPMAYASPAERMLAAIGEPEIIDTRNDLRLSRLFSNRIIRRYPAFKEFFGMEDVISQIVAFFKHAAQGLEERKQILYLLGPVGGGKSSIAERLKALMESYPIYALKGSPVNETPLGLFNPDRFGEQLETEYGIPRRYLSGIMSPWAIKRLKEFDGDISQFRVVRLNPSVLRQVAIAKTEPGDENNQDISSLVGKVDIRKLDRYSQDDPDAYSYSGGLCLANQGLLEFVEMFKAPIKMLHPLLTATQEGNFKGTEGFSAIPFNGSILAHSNESEWQTFRNNKHNEAFLDRIYIVKVPYCLQLSEEVCIYDKLLRNSSLSEAPCAPGTLDMMAQFSVLTRLKEPENSNIYSKMRVYDGETLKDVDPKAKSLQEYKDYAGTDEGMNGVSTRFAYKILSSVFNYDQTEVAANPVHLMYVLEQRIAREDFPEDTRRRYLEFIKGYLAPRYAEFIGKEIQTAYLESYSEYGQNIFDRYVTFADCWIQDEDFRDPETGESFDRSALNDELEKIEKPAGIANPKDFRNEIVNFVLRARANNSGRNPTWTSYEKLREVIEKKMFSNTEDLLPVISFNAKASAEDKSKHQSFVERMVEKGYTEKQVRLLCEWYLRVRKSS, from the coding sequence ATGCTGACCATCGTAGAAGGCTTCAAGTCGCAGTACGCCAGGGATCAGGAAGCGGAGCTGACCCTTGAGGAATATCTCAATCTGGCGAAGCGTGATCCGATGGCTTATGCCAGCCCGGCGGAACGGATGCTGGCGGCGATCGGGGAACCGGAGATCATCGATACGCGCAACGATCTGCGGCTTTCCCGGCTGTTCTCCAATCGCATCATTCGGCGCTATCCGGCCTTCAAGGAATTCTTCGGAATGGAGGACGTGATCAGCCAGATCGTGGCCTTCTTCAAGCATGCCGCCCAGGGTCTGGAAGAACGCAAGCAGATCCTCTACCTGCTGGGCCCTGTCGGGGGTGGCAAATCCTCCATCGCGGAACGCCTGAAGGCGCTGATGGAAAGCTATCCCATCTACGCGCTCAAAGGTTCGCCGGTCAACGAAACGCCGCTTGGACTGTTCAATCCCGATCGCTTCGGCGAGCAGCTGGAAACCGAATACGGTATTCCGCGCCGGTATCTCAGCGGCATCATGTCGCCCTGGGCCATCAAGCGCCTGAAAGAGTTCGATGGCGACATCTCGCAATTCCGCGTCGTGCGCTTGAACCCGTCCGTGTTGCGCCAGGTGGCCATCGCCAAGACGGAGCCGGGCGATGAGAACAATCAGGACATCTCCTCGCTGGTCGGCAAGGTCGACATTCGCAAACTGGACCGCTATTCGCAGGACGACCCGGATGCTTACAGCTATTCCGGCGGCTTGTGCCTGGCCAATCAGGGCTTGCTTGAATTCGTCGAAATGTTCAAAGCGCCCATCAAGATGCTGCACCCCCTGCTGACCGCCACGCAGGAAGGCAACTTCAAGGGTACCGAAGGCTTCTCGGCGATTCCGTTCAACGGCAGCATCCTGGCCCACTCGAACGAGTCGGAGTGGCAGACCTTCCGCAACAACAAACACAACGAGGCCTTCCTCGATCGTATCTACATCGTCAAGGTGCCCTATTGCCTGCAGCTGTCGGAAGAGGTCTGCATCTACGACAAGCTGCTGCGCAACAGCTCGCTCAGCGAAGCGCCATGCGCGCCCGGCACCCTGGACATGATGGCTCAGTTCTCCGTGCTGACGCGCTTGAAAGAACCGGAGAACTCCAACATTTATTCGAAGATGCGGGTGTATGACGGCGAGACCTTGAAGGACGTCGATCCCAAGGCCAAGTCGCTGCAGGAGTACAAGGACTATGCCGGCACCGATGAAGGCATGAATGGGGTGTCGACGCGGTTCGCGTACAAAATCCTGTCCAGCGTCTTCAACTACGACCAGACCGAAGTGGCGGCCAACCCGGTACACCTGATGTACGTGCTGGAGCAGCGCATCGCCCGCGAGGACTTCCCTGAAGACACGCGGCGGCGCTACCTGGAATTCATCAAGGGCTATCTGGCGCCGCGCTATGCGGAGTTCATCGGCAAGGAAATCCAGACCGCCTATCTGGAGTCTTATTCGGAATATGGGCAGAACATCTTCGACCGTTACGTCACCTTCGCGGATTGCTGGATCCAGGACGAGGATTTCCGCGATCCCGAAACGGGCGAAAGCTTCGACCGCTCGGCGCTGAACGACGAGCTCGAGAAAATCGAGAAGCCGGCGGGCATCGCCAATCCCAAGGATTTCCGCAACGAGATCGTCAATTTCGTGCTGCGGGCGCGCGCCAACAATAGTGGCCGCAATCCCACGTGGACCAGCTACGAGAAGCTGCGGGAAGTGATCGAGAAGAAAATGTTCTCGAACACCGAAGATCTGCTCCCCGTCATCTCCTTCAATGCCAAGGCTTCGGCCGAGGACAAGAGCAAGCATCAGAGTTTCGTCGAACGTATGGTCGAAAAGGGCTATACCGAGAAGCAGGTGCGGCTCCTCTGCGAATGGTATTTGCGGGTCAGAAAATCCTCCTGA
- a CDS encoding YbhB/YbcL family Raf kinase inhibitor-like protein — protein MKLASLSFSDNEALSERYAFGRIDAQTKIALADNCNPQFSWDDVPEGTRSFALVCHDPDVPSKPDDVNQEGRLVPADLPRVDFYHWALIDLAPETREIEEGAFSNGITPRGKGGPLAPQGTRQGVNSYTDWFAADHDMSGDYFGYDGPCPPWNDALLHHYVFTLYALSVPKLELEGAFTGADVLAAIKGKVLAQASLTGTYTLNPDLAPKVIGTTSA, from the coding sequence ATGAAGCTCGCGAGCTTGTCCTTTTCCGATAACGAGGCGCTTTCCGAACGCTATGCGTTTGGCCGCATTGATGCGCAAACCAAGATTGCGCTGGCCGATAACTGCAATCCCCAGTTCTCATGGGACGACGTGCCCGAGGGCACCCGTTCGTTCGCGTTGGTGTGCCACGATCCGGACGTGCCCAGCAAGCCTGACGACGTCAACCAGGAAGGCCGCCTGGTCCCGGCCGATTTGCCCCGGGTGGATTTCTATCATTGGGCCTTGATCGATCTGGCTCCCGAAACCCGGGAAATCGAGGAAGGCGCGTTCTCCAACGGCATCACGCCGCGGGGCAAGGGCGGGCCGCTGGCGCCGCAGGGCACCCGCCAGGGCGTGAACAGTTATACCGACTGGTTCGCGGCCGATCACGACATGAGCGGCGACTATTTTGGCTACGACGGCCCGTGCCCCCCATGGAATGACGCGCTGCTGCACCACTACGTCTTCACCTTGTACGCGCTGAGTGTGCCCAAGCTGGAGCTGGAAGGCGCTTTCACCGGCGCCGACGTGCTGGCCGCCATCAAGGGCAAGGTCCTGGCCCAGGCTTCGCTGACCGGCACCTACACCCTCAATCCCGATCTGGCGCCCAAGGTGATCGGTACCACCTCGGCCTGA
- the ribD gene encoding bifunctional diaminohydroxyphosphoribosylaminopyrimidine deaminase/5-amino-6-(5-phosphoribosylamino)uracil reductase RibD, whose amino-acid sequence MTTEADLHWMRHALALAQTVIHTTAPNPRVGCVIVRDGRVIGEGATQPPGGPHAEVSALRDAARRGEATAGATFYVTLEPCSHYGRTPPCADAVVAAAPARVVVAMGDPNPLVGGAGMARLREAGIAVTAGVCQEEALALNAGFAARMSRGTPWTWLKLAASLDGRSALHNGMSQWITGAEARADGHAWRARADVILTGMGTVLKDDPQLTVRAFDLPRQPRKALVDSDLRLPENARLLDGSEVWVFTTSDDSEKAERLARRNARVIRMPAVAGRVDLPAVMRWMGEQQVNEVHVEAGAGLSGALLAADCVDEVLAYIAPVLLGDAAGMVGLPMLAHLSEARRFEFVDVLRLGDDVRLRGRYVERWQQLMAAAAAR is encoded by the coding sequence GTGACTACCGAAGCCGACCTGCACTGGATGCGCCATGCCTTGGCGCTCGCCCAAACCGTCATCCACACCACCGCGCCCAACCCTCGGGTGGGGTGCGTCATCGTGCGCGATGGCCGCGTGATCGGCGAGGGCGCCACTCAGCCCCCGGGAGGCCCGCATGCCGAAGTCAGCGCCCTGCGCGACGCGGCACGGCGCGGCGAAGCGACAGCCGGCGCCACCTTTTACGTCACCCTGGAACCCTGCAGCCATTACGGCCGCACGCCGCCTTGCGCCGACGCCGTGGTTGCCGCCGCGCCCGCGCGCGTGGTGGTCGCCATGGGCGACCCCAATCCGCTGGTCGGCGGGGCCGGCATGGCGCGCTTGCGCGAAGCTGGCATCGCGGTCACGGCGGGCGTATGCCAGGAAGAAGCCTTGGCCTTGAATGCCGGTTTCGCGGCCCGCATGAGTCGCGGCACGCCCTGGACCTGGCTCAAGCTGGCGGCATCGCTGGATGGCCGCAGCGCCTTGCACAACGGCATGTCGCAATGGATAACCGGCGCCGAGGCGCGCGCCGACGGGCACGCATGGCGTGCGCGGGCCGACGTCATCCTGACCGGCATGGGCACGGTGCTCAAGGACGATCCTCAATTGACGGTGCGCGCCTTCGATCTGCCGCGCCAGCCGCGCAAGGCGTTGGTGGACAGCGACCTGCGCCTGCCGGAGAACGCCCGCTTGCTCGACGGTAGCGAGGTCTGGGTCTTCACCACCAGCGACGACAGCGAGAAGGCCGAGCGCCTGGCGCGCCGTAACGCACGCGTGATCCGCATGCCGGCCGTGGCGGGCCGGGTCGATCTGCCGGCGGTGATGCGCTGGATGGGCGAGCAACAGGTCAATGAAGTGCACGTCGAGGCGGGCGCCGGCCTGAGCGGCGCCTTGCTGGCCGCGGATTGCGTGGACGAAGTGCTGGCCTATATCGCGCCGGTCCTGCTGGGCGATGCGGCCGGCATGGTCGGCCTGCCCATGTTGGCGCATTTGTCGGAGGCTCGCCGCTTTGAATTCGTCGACGTGCTGCGGCTGGGTGACGACGTGCGCTTGCGCGGCCGCTATGTGGAACGTTGGCAGCAGCTGATGGCGGCTGCTGCTGCCCGCTAA
- the tyrS gene encoding tyrosine--tRNA ligase, whose protein sequence is MSHPEAAITPEVEADLRIAKRGCDELLVEAEFARKLARSRATGVPLRIKLGLDPTAPDIHLGHTVVLNKMRQLQDLGHNVIFLIGDFTSLIGDPSGRNNTRPPLTREQIEANAQTYYAQASLVLDPARTEIRYNSEWCDPLGSRGIIQLASRYTVARMMERDDFTKRFKGGVPISVHEFLYPLMQGYDSVALKSDLELGGTDQKFNLLVGRELQKEYGQEQQCILTMPLLVGTDGVEKMSKSKGNYIGISDTPESMFGKLMSISDTLMWRYFELLSFRTLEDIAALKAEIDGGRNPRDAKVALGQEIVGRFHGAQAATNALAAFEARFRDGAVPEDMPEVKVAGAPLGILKLLREAGLCASGAEAQRNIEQGGVRVNGDKVEDKSLQLTAGEYVVQVGKRKFARVTLAG, encoded by the coding sequence ATGTCCCACCCTGAAGCCGCCATCACTCCCGAGGTCGAGGCCGACCTGCGCATCGCCAAACGAGGCTGCGACGAACTGCTGGTCGAAGCCGAGTTCGCGCGCAAGCTGGCGCGCAGCCGCGCCACCGGCGTGCCGCTGCGCATCAAGCTGGGACTGGATCCCACGGCCCCCGACATCCACCTGGGGCATACCGTGGTGCTGAACAAGATGCGCCAGCTGCAGGACCTCGGCCACAACGTCATCTTCCTGATCGGCGACTTCACCTCGCTGATCGGCGATCCCAGCGGCCGCAACAACACCCGTCCGCCGCTGACGCGCGAGCAGATCGAAGCCAACGCCCAGACCTACTACGCCCAGGCCAGCCTGGTGCTGGATCCGGCGCGCACGGAGATCCGCTACAACTCCGAGTGGTGCGATCCCCTGGGGTCGCGCGGCATCATCCAGCTGGCGTCGCGGTACACGGTGGCGCGCATGATGGAGCGTGACGACTTCACCAAGCGCTTCAAGGGCGGCGTGCCCATCTCGGTGCACGAATTCCTTTACCCCCTGATGCAGGGCTACGACTCCGTGGCCCTCAAGTCCGACCTCGAACTGGGCGGCACCGACCAGAAATTCAACCTGCTGGTGGGCCGCGAGCTGCAGAAGGAGTACGGCCAGGAGCAGCAGTGCATCCTGACCATGCCGCTGCTGGTGGGGACCGACGGTGTCGAGAAGATGTCCAAGTCCAAGGGCAACTACATCGGCATTTCGGACACGCCGGAATCGATGTTCGGCAAGCTGATGTCGATCTCCGACACCCTGATGTGGCGCTACTTCGAGCTGCTGTCCTTCCGGACCCTGGAAGACATCGCGGCCCTGAAGGCGGAAATCGACGGCGGCCGCAATCCGCGCGACGCCAAGGTCGCCCTGGGCCAGGAAATCGTCGGGCGCTTCCATGGCGCCCAGGCGGCGACGAACGCGCTGGCCGCGTTCGAGGCGCGCTTCCGCGACGGCGCCGTTCCGGAAGACATGCCGGAGGTCAAGGTGGCGGGCGCGCCGCTGGGCATCCTCAAGCTGCTGCGTGAGGCGGGCCTGTGCGCGTCCGGCGCCGAAGCCCAGCGCAACATCGAGCAGGGCGGCGTGCGTGTCAATGGCGACAAGGTGGAAGACAAATCGTTGCAATTGACCGCCGGGGAGTACGTCGTCCAGGTGGGCAAACGCAAGTTCGCGCGTGTTACCTTGGCCGGGTAA
- a CDS encoding YeaH/YhbH family protein, producing the protein MNSLIDRRLNGRNKSAVNRERFLRRYKTQVRKAVRDLIRERSIEEMDQGGEINLPTRDISEPRFRHGSGGDREMVHPGNREFVTGDTIDRPQGGQGQGGNEPGEGDSVDQFTFTLSRAEFLNFFFEDLELPHLVRTQLGDVNQKKWQRAGYTTTGSPSSLSVNRTLKASLSRRIALSVGARQELTAAEDELDALVARKAPDEQVEAAREQVEICRGRLARVPFLDEIDLRYRNRVSVPVPVARAVMFCLMDVSGSMDETKKDMAKRFFTLLYLFLTRKYEHVDLVFIRHTDNAEEVDEDTFFHDPKSGGTVVLSALELMHEIIAKRYSPSSWNIYAAQASDGDSFGADAGRSVRFLSEHLLPATRYFAYIELHDIHDVRKSSLWAEYEREPAEHFVMRRISDRSEIFSVFHELFRKEAA; encoded by the coding sequence ATGAACTCACTTATCGATCGTCGTCTCAATGGACGCAACAAGAGCGCCGTCAATCGGGAACGTTTCCTCCGGCGCTACAAGACTCAGGTGCGGAAAGCAGTCCGGGATCTGATTCGCGAGCGCTCGATCGAAGAGATGGACCAGGGCGGGGAAATCAACCTCCCCACCCGGGACATCTCCGAACCCCGGTTCCGGCATGGTTCCGGGGGCGATCGGGAGATGGTGCACCCGGGCAACCGCGAGTTCGTCACGGGCGATACCATCGACCGGCCCCAGGGCGGGCAGGGGCAGGGTGGCAATGAGCCGGGCGAAGGCGACTCGGTGGACCAGTTCACCTTTACGCTTTCGCGCGCCGAGTTCCTCAATTTCTTCTTCGAGGACCTGGAACTGCCGCATCTGGTCCGGACCCAGCTGGGAGACGTAAACCAGAAGAAATGGCAGCGTGCCGGCTACACGACCACCGGTTCACCCAGTTCGCTCAGCGTCAATCGGACGTTGAAGGCATCCTTGTCGCGTCGCATCGCCTTGAGCGTGGGCGCGCGCCAGGAGCTGACCGCGGCGGAAGACGAGCTGGACGCGCTGGTGGCTCGCAAGGCCCCGGATGAGCAGGTCGAGGCCGCCCGCGAACAGGTGGAAATCTGCCGCGGCCGGCTGGCGCGGGTGCCCTTTCTGGATGAGATCGACCTGCGGTATCGCAACCGCGTGTCGGTGCCGGTACCGGTGGCGCGCGCCGTCATGTTCTGCCTGATGGACGTTTCGGGCTCCATGGACGAAACGAAGAAGGACATGGCGAAGCGCTTCTTCACCTTGCTCTATCTGTTCCTGACGCGCAAGTACGAGCATGTCGATCTGGTTTTTATTCGCCATACGGACAATGCCGAGGAAGTGGACGAAGACACCTTCTTCCATGATCCGAAGAGCGGCGGCACGGTGGTGTTGTCAGCCCTGGAGTTGATGCACGAGATCATCGCCAAGCGCTACTCGCCATCCAGCTGGAATATCTACGCGGCGCAAGCCAGTGACGGCGATTCCTTCGGCGCCGACGCCGGCCGCAGCGTGCGTTTCCTGTCGGAGCACCTGCTGCCGGCCACCCGCTATTTTGCCTACATCGAGCTGCACGACATCCATGACGTGCGCAAG
- the nrdR gene encoding transcriptional regulator NrdR: MRCPFCGHADTQVVDSRVSEEGDTIRRRRRCQACDKRFTTYERVELTMPSIVKRNGSRSDFEPAKLRGSLSLALRKRPVSTEDVDAAAARIEEDLLASGKREVPSAYVGELVMNELKKLDKVAYVRFASVYRSFEDIGEFIEAIREMQGPPLLTGKLRKD, encoded by the coding sequence GTGCGATGTCCATTTTGCGGCCACGCCGACACCCAGGTGGTTGATAGCCGGGTGTCGGAAGAGGGCGATACCATCCGTCGGCGCCGTCGTTGCCAGGCCTGTGACAAGCGTTTCACCACCTACGAGCGGGTCGAACTGACCATGCCGTCGATCGTGAAGCGCAACGGCAGCCGCAGCGATTTCGAGCCGGCCAAGCTGCGCGGCAGCCTGTCGCTGGCGCTGCGTAAGCGGCCGGTCAGCACCGAAGACGTCGATGCCGCCGCGGCGCGCATCGAGGAAGACCTGCTCGCCAGCGGCAAGCGGGAGGTCCCGTCCGCCTATGTCGGCGAACTGGTGATGAACGAGCTCAAGAAACTCGACAAGGTGGCTTATGTGCGTTTCGCATCGGTCTACCGCAGCTTCGAGGACATCGGTGAGTTCATCGAGGCTATCCGGGAAATGCAGGGGCCGCCCCTGCTGACCGGGAAGCTGCGGAAGGACTAG